From Tachypleus tridentatus isolate NWPU-2018 chromosome 8, ASM421037v1, whole genome shotgun sequence, a single genomic window includes:
- the LOC143224201 gene encoding uncharacterized protein LOC143224201, with the protein MYDWIFLLFLATLQVPQSCPLPINSSSISQPVSPDFAEVICKEGKRIISGTWLRHRSTVKDVLLPNPKSVVAKGGSCCSLCFSIVRKDSRVCVLTEALPSNSMPNSEINVTIEADWILQCIVERFPVPDVLGFKDNTTFDKKVYPYYNRSIEKIENCTVFVTLKAILSLTTETINNITYENYTCEATNKYGTVLTYLQLIDMDGVISNMTVRTTDEKTKPDQFNVTGFIVGMLPPLFISFYIILKLGNRSRYAEERAEEQGIREEPFFVSY; encoded by the exons ATGTATGACTggatatttctgttgtttttggcAACCCTGCAGGTTCCAC AGTCGTGCCCTTTACCTATCAATAGTTCATCTATATCTCAACCAGTAAGTCCGGATTTTGCGGAAGTCATTTGTAAAGAAGGAAAACGGATTATTTCG GGAACATGGCTTAGACATCGAAGCACTGTCAAAGACGTGTTACTTCCTAATCCCAAAAGTGTGGTAGCAAAGGGTGGTTCTTGTTGTTCATTGTGTTTTTCAATCGTGAGGAAAGACTCTAGAGTGTGTGTGCTAACAGAAG CTCTGCCTTCGAACTCAATGCCAAATAGTGAAATTAACGTAACCATTGAAGCAGATTGGATTCTACAATGCATTGTGGAAAGGTTTCCTGTTCCGGATGTTTTGGGGTTCAAAGATAATACTACATTTGATAAAAAAGTATATCCATATTATAATAGGTCAATAGAAAAGATCGAAAATTGTACAGTATTTGTTACGTTAAAAGCAATCTTAAGTTTGACAACCGAAACCATAAATAATATCACTTATGAAAATTACACTTGCGAAGCCACCAATAAATATGGCACCGTTCTCACCTATCTTCAATTAATTG ATATGGATGGGGTAATTTCTAACATGACAGTTAGAACTACAGACGAAAAGACGAAACCTGATCAATTCAACGTGACAGGGTTCATCGTTGGAATGTTACCTcctctttttatttcattttacatcaTCTTGAAGCTTGGAAATCGATCTCGTTATGCTGAGGAGCGCGCTGAGGAGCAGGGTATACGTGAGGAGCCGTTTTTTGTTAGTTACTAA